Proteins co-encoded in one Lasioglossum baleicum chromosome 3, iyLasBale1, whole genome shotgun sequence genomic window:
- the LOC143207328 gene encoding anillin-like isoform X4 — protein sequence MDPFTQRMLERARARREKLNTQLSNAGHDIKRMRSPLKDANAILAQATVTKAKSPTKSPAKVSISNAKSKLQKLGKLYSDDSSVELSSPIHRTEERFYAEEETTEQKPNRRGARLDRLAALASTINNWEDDLSHPTLVKPADSSKADRIHAKFNEQVRSIPEPQPSTSGYKAGGRNSKGSSPKKNESCSAKQLKWEKTILQSLACSQGKDVGSPSSSKLAQVKEDATRHKDRNEKNTKENVFKSSNSPEKTPKNAISSTSGNSRPSPRFGFNSSPKSPAQSSPGSVLSKASLFESKNTEGRAKDPAQMSLSERMALFEKNKGEAPLLPKAPLSMSVPLKKLREKEKTSPASEHATNGAKPKTNIPNNAVNVQREKFEQGLSTQELENNILRNTHLERQRELDMLRTRFNRNKEMAQAAAGSCIRTSESSEGKSNSPKNSPVCPVKPTPAPDCSIPPPPPPPPPKPGRLYPNLSDIENTTETETDAEYTVNSTEAETATLDEKTDTETATEAEYYVHDNETETDSQEECEEPNTSLGRSILRVVNEQAFLNKKRAIDPDPDSSTSDISVYDEMDEYVDSLALQEAHGVNCITEVGPTPPKLNRGGKSPSNVSTSFKYSQGSPYRSPMKKISPAPPKQGSTYVMDGDNCVPLMHSVSFYRRQQSQTPKTPVRIISRMQESPDILSSATKVDDAKCEAVMVQEKVKKLLDDVCKQQTIIGQASQALNLCTSTVEFNDSREQVEGERLLLVATHRRQAALNEVQRLKVEGTLKPVSPGSPELQESGSLTISAITLPLKREYYRNNGTNTCLHFVCLMRHLEEIVATPVVVAESGDSCLRFPSTLKLHDLYNDFKITVEIYSLQTQAEILPHEIKYHIHNGNGCSSSNNNCNKKLANKTPKKFLKQESRLVMPSVQSPAGPSAVRSPAFQLSGYVIFSLKEVHRQQFTLNKVPSQSPLEGRLQMHVSCELSVSVEHRGFLTMFEDISGFGAWHRRWCLLKGSTLSYWKYPDDERKKTPIGSLDLQNVSTNQVGSVSRDICARANTFLLETTRSAESGDTESLIVIRNAHTTTIRHLLSADTKEDRLEWCSKLNKTLNLIRAWGGVSALS from the exons ATGGACCCCTTCACTCAG AGAATGTTAGAACGTGCAAGGGCAAGAAGAGAAAAATTAAATACTCAACTATCTAATGCTGGACACGATATTAAAAGAATGCGTAGTCCTTTGAAGGATGCAAATGCCATATTAGCACAGGCTACAG TTACAAAAGCTAAAAGCCCAACAAAGTCTCCCGCAAAAGTGTCGATAAGTAATGCGAAATCAAAGTTACAAAAGCTTGGAAAACTATATTCTG ATGACAGTAGTGTGGAATTAAGTTCACCCATACACAGGACAGAAGAAAGATTCTATGCGGAAGAAGAGACCACGGAGCAAAAGCCAAATAGAAGGGGTGCTAGGCTCGATAGACTAGCAGCTCTTGCTTCAACAATTAATAATTGGGAAGATGATCTGTCTCATCCAACTttg GTGAAGCCAGCAGACAGCAGCAAAGCAGATAGGATACATGCAAAATTTAATGAGCAAGTCAGAAGCATACCAGAACCACAGCCAAGCACAAGTGGATATAAAGCAGGAGGTAGAAATAGTAAAGGTTCGAGTCCTAAGAAGAATGAAtcatgttcagcgaaacaattGAAATGGGAGAAAACTATACTGCAATCATTA GCTTGTTCTCAGGGAAAAGATGTAGGTTCGCCAAGTTCATCTAAACTCGCACAAGTTAAAGAAGATGCCACACGCCACAAAgacagaaatgaaaaaaatacaaaagaaaatgtattcAAAAGTTCCAACAGTCCGGAGAAAACGCCGAAGAACGCAATATCCAGCACAAGTGGTAATTCCCGACCTTCGCCAAGATTTGGCTTTAATAGTTCTCCCAAAAGTCCGGCTCAATCTAGCCCAGGCTCAGTGCTAAGTAAAGCTTCTCTATTTGAGTCTAAGAATACAGAGGGGAGAGCAAAAGATCCAGCTCAAATGTCGTTGTCTGAGAGAATGGctctttttgaaaaaaataaaggagaagCACCTTTATTACCAAAAGCACCTCTTAGTATGTCTGTACCACTAAAAAAACTTCGAGAGAAGGAGAAAACCAGTCCAGCATCGGAACATGCAACTAATGGAG CAAAACCTAAGACCAATATTCCTAATAATGCTGTTAATGTTCAACGAGAGAAGTTTGAACAAGGTTTAAGCACTCAAGagttagaaaataatattttgcgCAATACTCACCTGGAAAGACAGCGTGAATTGGATATGTTACGTACACGTTTTAACAGAAATAAGGAAATGGCTCAAGCTGCTGCTGGTTCTTGTATTAGAACCAGCGAAAGCAGCGAAGGAAAATCAAATTCTCCTAAAAACTCTCCAGTGTGTCCAGTCAAACCGACACCTGCACCT GATTGCAGTATTCCtcctccaccaccaccaccaccgcctaAGCCTGGACGTCTTTATCCTAATCTTTCCGATATAGAAAACACAACCGAAACAGAAACGGATGCCGAGTATACTGTTAATAGTACAGAAGCAGAAACCGCCACTCTTGACGAGAAAACAGACACGGAGACTGCGACCGAAGCTGAATATTATGTACAC gaTAACGAAACCGAGACTGACAGTCAAGAAGAATGCGAAGAACCGAATACCAGTCTTGGCAGAAGCATTCTACGAGTTGTGAATGAACaagcatttttaaataaaaag AGAGCAATTGACCCAGATCCAGATAGTTCAACTTCCGACATTTCAGTATATGATGAGATGGATGAATATGTAGATAGTCTTGCGCTACAGGAAGCACACGGTGTAAATTGTATTACAGAGGTGGGACCAACTCCGCCCAAGCTAAACAGAGGTGGTAAAAGTCCTTCCAATGTATCGACAAGTTTCAAATATAGCCAAGG GTCGCCGTATCGGTCACCTATGAAAAAGATTTCACCTGCACCTCCAAAACAGGGTTCAACTTACGTAATGGACGGTGATAATTGTGTACCATTAATGCACAGTGTCAGTTTTTATCGACGCCAACAATCACAA acaCCTAAAACTCCGGTGCGTATAATATCGAGGATGCAAGAATCTCCAGATATTTTATCAAGTGCGACAAAAGTTGATGACGCTAAGTGCGAAGCTGTTATGGTacaagaaaaagtgaaaaaattgcTAGATGATGTGTGCAAGCAACAAACGATCATTGGCCAAGCTAGTCAAGCATTAAACTTGTGTACTTCTACGGTTGAGTTTAATGATTCTAGGGAACAAGTTGAAGGAGAAAGATTATTGCTCGTTGCCA CTCACAGACGGCAAGCTGCTTTAAACGAAGTTCAACGGTTGAAAGTAGAAGGCACATTGAAACCTGTCTCTCCTGGATCACCGGAATTACAAGAAAGTGGTTCTTTAACGATCTCTGCTATCACTCTGCCCCTTAAACGAGAGTACTATCGCAACAATGGTACAA ATACATGCCTCCATTTTGTTTGTTTAATGCGACATTTGGAGGAAATAGTGGCTACTCCAGTAGTTGTTGCAGAATCTGGCGACTCGTGCCTTCGATTTCCATCGACACTCAAATTACATGATTTGTATAACGATTTTAAAATTACTGTCGAGATATACTCACTTCAAACACAAGCTGAAATTTTACCACATGAAATTAAATATCACATCCATAATGGAAACGGATGCAGTAGCAGTAACAACAATTGCAATAAAAAG CTTGCAAATAAAACTcctaaaaagtttttaaaacaaGAAAGCCGATTAGTAATGCCAAGTGTTCAAAGTCCGGCTGGCCCATCTGCTGTTCGATCTCCAGCATTCCAATTGTCTGGCTACGTTATTTTCAGTCTGAAGGAAGTGCATCGACAgcaatttacattaaataag GTACCATCGCAATCGCCATTAGAGGGGCGACTACAGATGCATGTTTCTTGCGAGCTTTCGGTATCGGTGGAGCATAGAGGATTTCTAACAATGTTCGAAGATATTTCTGGATTTGGAGCCTGGCATCGTAGATGGTGCTTACTTAAAGGATCGACGTTATCGTATTGGAAATATCCTGACGACGAAAGGAAGAAAACTCCCATTGGAAGCTTAGATTTGCAAa ATGTTTCCACAAATCAGGTTGGATCAGTTTCTCGCGATATATGCGCACGCGCCAACACTTTTTTACTTGAGACGACTAGAAGCGCAGAATCTGGAGATACTGAAAGCTTGATTGTAATCAGAAATGCTCATACAACAACAATTAG GCACCTGTTATCTGCGGACACAAAAGAAGATAGATTAGAGTGGTGTTCAAAACTTAACAAAACGTTGAATTTGATTCGTGCTTGGGGTGGAGTGTCGGCATTATCGTAA
- the LOC143207328 gene encoding anillin-like isoform X1, with the protein MDPFTQRMLERARARREKLNTQLSNAGHDIKRMRSPLKDANAILAQATVTKAKSPTKSPAKVSISNAKSKLQKLGKLYSDDSSVELSSPIHRTEERFYAEEETTEQKPNRRGARLDRLAALASTINNWEDDLSHPTLVKPADSSKADRIHAKFNEQVRSIPEPQPSTSGYKAGGRNSKGSSPKKNESCSAKQLKWEKTILQSLEAQGFSRTKSNSRLVYDYKACSQGKDVGSPSSSKLAQVKEDATRHKDRNEKNTKENVFKSSNSPEKTPKNAISSTSGNSRPSPRFGFNSSPKSPAQSSPGSVLSKASLFESKNTEGRAKDPAQMSLSERMALFEKNKGEAPLLPKAPLSMSVPLKKLREKEKTSPASEHATNGAKPKTNIPNNAVNVQREKFEQGLSTQELENNILRNTHLERQRELDMLRTRFNRNKEMAQAAAGSCIRTSESSEGKSNSPKNSPVCPVKPTPAPDCSIPPPPPPPPPKPGRLYPNLSDIENTTETETDAEYTVNSTEAETATLDEKTDTETATEAEYYVHDNETETDSQEECEEPNTSLGRSILRVVNEQAFLNKKRAIDPDPDSSTSDISVYDEMDEYVDSLALQEAHGVNCITEVGPTPPKLNRGGKSPSNVSTSFKYSQGSPYRSPMKKISPAPPKQGSTYVMDGDNCVPLMHSVSFYRRQQSQTPKTPVRIISRMQESPDILSSATKVDDAKCEAVMVQEKVKKLLDDVCKQQTIIGQASQALNLCTSTVEFNDSREQVEGERLLLVATHRRQAALNEVQRLKVEGTLKPVSPGSPELQESGSLTISAITLPLKREYYRNNGTNTCLHFVCLMRHLEEIVATPVVVAESGDSCLRFPSTLKLHDLYNDFKITVEIYSLQTQAEILPHEIKYHIHNGNGCSSSNNNCNKKLANKTPKKFLKQESRLVMPSVQSPAGPSAVRSPAFQLSGYVIFSLKEVHRQQFTLNKVPSQSPLEGRLQMHVSCELSVSVEHRGFLTMFEDISGFGAWHRRWCLLKGSTLSYWKYPDDERKKTPIGSLDLQNVSTNQVGSVSRDICARANTFLLETTRSAESGDTESLIVIRNAHTTTIRHLLSADTKEDRLEWCSKLNKTLNLIRAWGGVSALS; encoded by the exons ATGGACCCCTTCACTCAG AGAATGTTAGAACGTGCAAGGGCAAGAAGAGAAAAATTAAATACTCAACTATCTAATGCTGGACACGATATTAAAAGAATGCGTAGTCCTTTGAAGGATGCAAATGCCATATTAGCACAGGCTACAG TTACAAAAGCTAAAAGCCCAACAAAGTCTCCCGCAAAAGTGTCGATAAGTAATGCGAAATCAAAGTTACAAAAGCTTGGAAAACTATATTCTG ATGACAGTAGTGTGGAATTAAGTTCACCCATACACAGGACAGAAGAAAGATTCTATGCGGAAGAAGAGACCACGGAGCAAAAGCCAAATAGAAGGGGTGCTAGGCTCGATAGACTAGCAGCTCTTGCTTCAACAATTAATAATTGGGAAGATGATCTGTCTCATCCAACTttg GTGAAGCCAGCAGACAGCAGCAAAGCAGATAGGATACATGCAAAATTTAATGAGCAAGTCAGAAGCATACCAGAACCACAGCCAAGCACAAGTGGATATAAAGCAGGAGGTAGAAATAGTAAAGGTTCGAGTCCTAAGAAGAATGAAtcatgttcagcgaaacaattGAAATGGGAGAAAACTATACTGCAATCATTA GAGGCTCAAGGCTTTAGTCGTACAAAAAGCAATAGTCGCCTTGTATATGACTATAAGGCTTGTTCTCAGGGAAAAGATGTAGGTTCGCCAAGTTCATCTAAACTCGCACAAGTTAAAGAAGATGCCACACGCCACAAAgacagaaatgaaaaaaatacaaaagaaaatgtattcAAAAGTTCCAACAGTCCGGAGAAAACGCCGAAGAACGCAATATCCAGCACAAGTGGTAATTCCCGACCTTCGCCAAGATTTGGCTTTAATAGTTCTCCCAAAAGTCCGGCTCAATCTAGCCCAGGCTCAGTGCTAAGTAAAGCTTCTCTATTTGAGTCTAAGAATACAGAGGGGAGAGCAAAAGATCCAGCTCAAATGTCGTTGTCTGAGAGAATGGctctttttgaaaaaaataaaggagaagCACCTTTATTACCAAAAGCACCTCTTAGTATGTCTGTACCACTAAAAAAACTTCGAGAGAAGGAGAAAACCAGTCCAGCATCGGAACATGCAACTAATGGAG CAAAACCTAAGACCAATATTCCTAATAATGCTGTTAATGTTCAACGAGAGAAGTTTGAACAAGGTTTAAGCACTCAAGagttagaaaataatattttgcgCAATACTCACCTGGAAAGACAGCGTGAATTGGATATGTTACGTACACGTTTTAACAGAAATAAGGAAATGGCTCAAGCTGCTGCTGGTTCTTGTATTAGAACCAGCGAAAGCAGCGAAGGAAAATCAAATTCTCCTAAAAACTCTCCAGTGTGTCCAGTCAAACCGACACCTGCACCT GATTGCAGTATTCCtcctccaccaccaccaccaccgcctaAGCCTGGACGTCTTTATCCTAATCTTTCCGATATAGAAAACACAACCGAAACAGAAACGGATGCCGAGTATACTGTTAATAGTACAGAAGCAGAAACCGCCACTCTTGACGAGAAAACAGACACGGAGACTGCGACCGAAGCTGAATATTATGTACAC gaTAACGAAACCGAGACTGACAGTCAAGAAGAATGCGAAGAACCGAATACCAGTCTTGGCAGAAGCATTCTACGAGTTGTGAATGAACaagcatttttaaataaaaag AGAGCAATTGACCCAGATCCAGATAGTTCAACTTCCGACATTTCAGTATATGATGAGATGGATGAATATGTAGATAGTCTTGCGCTACAGGAAGCACACGGTGTAAATTGTATTACAGAGGTGGGACCAACTCCGCCCAAGCTAAACAGAGGTGGTAAAAGTCCTTCCAATGTATCGACAAGTTTCAAATATAGCCAAGG GTCGCCGTATCGGTCACCTATGAAAAAGATTTCACCTGCACCTCCAAAACAGGGTTCAACTTACGTAATGGACGGTGATAATTGTGTACCATTAATGCACAGTGTCAGTTTTTATCGACGCCAACAATCACAA acaCCTAAAACTCCGGTGCGTATAATATCGAGGATGCAAGAATCTCCAGATATTTTATCAAGTGCGACAAAAGTTGATGACGCTAAGTGCGAAGCTGTTATGGTacaagaaaaagtgaaaaaattgcTAGATGATGTGTGCAAGCAACAAACGATCATTGGCCAAGCTAGTCAAGCATTAAACTTGTGTACTTCTACGGTTGAGTTTAATGATTCTAGGGAACAAGTTGAAGGAGAAAGATTATTGCTCGTTGCCA CTCACAGACGGCAAGCTGCTTTAAACGAAGTTCAACGGTTGAAAGTAGAAGGCACATTGAAACCTGTCTCTCCTGGATCACCGGAATTACAAGAAAGTGGTTCTTTAACGATCTCTGCTATCACTCTGCCCCTTAAACGAGAGTACTATCGCAACAATGGTACAA ATACATGCCTCCATTTTGTTTGTTTAATGCGACATTTGGAGGAAATAGTGGCTACTCCAGTAGTTGTTGCAGAATCTGGCGACTCGTGCCTTCGATTTCCATCGACACTCAAATTACATGATTTGTATAACGATTTTAAAATTACTGTCGAGATATACTCACTTCAAACACAAGCTGAAATTTTACCACATGAAATTAAATATCACATCCATAATGGAAACGGATGCAGTAGCAGTAACAACAATTGCAATAAAAAG CTTGCAAATAAAACTcctaaaaagtttttaaaacaaGAAAGCCGATTAGTAATGCCAAGTGTTCAAAGTCCGGCTGGCCCATCTGCTGTTCGATCTCCAGCATTCCAATTGTCTGGCTACGTTATTTTCAGTCTGAAGGAAGTGCATCGACAgcaatttacattaaataag GTACCATCGCAATCGCCATTAGAGGGGCGACTACAGATGCATGTTTCTTGCGAGCTTTCGGTATCGGTGGAGCATAGAGGATTTCTAACAATGTTCGAAGATATTTCTGGATTTGGAGCCTGGCATCGTAGATGGTGCTTACTTAAAGGATCGACGTTATCGTATTGGAAATATCCTGACGACGAAAGGAAGAAAACTCCCATTGGAAGCTTAGATTTGCAAa ATGTTTCCACAAATCAGGTTGGATCAGTTTCTCGCGATATATGCGCACGCGCCAACACTTTTTTACTTGAGACGACTAGAAGCGCAGAATCTGGAGATACTGAAAGCTTGATTGTAATCAGAAATGCTCATACAACAACAATTAG GCACCTGTTATCTGCGGACACAAAAGAAGATAGATTAGAGTGGTGTTCAAAACTTAACAAAACGTTGAATTTGATTCGTGCTTGGGGTGGAGTGTCGGCATTATCGTAA
- the LOC143207328 gene encoding anillin-like isoform X2 — MDPFTQRMLERARARREKLNTQLSNAGHDIKRMRSPLKDANAILAQATVTKAKSPTKSPAKVSISNAKSKLQKLGKLYSDDSSVELSSPIHRTEERFYAEEETTEQKPNRRGARLDRLAALASTINNWEDDLSHPTLVKPADSSKADRIHAKFNEQVRSIPEPQPSTSGYKAGGRNSKGSSPKKNESCSAKQLKWEKTILQSLEAQGFSRTKSNSRLVYDYKACSQGKDVGSPSSSKLAQVKEDATRHKDRNEKNTKENVFKSSNSPEKTPKNAISSTSGNSRPSPRFGFNSSPKSPAQSSPGSVLSKASLFESKNTEGRAKDPAQMSLSERMALFEKNKGEAPLLPKAPLSMSVPLKKLREKEKTSPASEHATNGAKPKTNIPNNAVNVQREKFEQGLSTQELENNILRNTHLERQRELDMLRTRFNRNKEMAQAAAGSCIRTSESSEGKSNSPKNSPVCPVKPTPAPDCSIPPPPPPPPPKPGRLYPNLSDIENTTETETDAEYTVNSTEAETATLDEKTDTETATEAEYYVHDNETETDSQEECEEPNTSLGRSILRVVNEQAFLNKKRAIDPDPDSSTSDISVYDEMDEYVDSLALQEAHGVNCITEVGPTPPKLNRGGKSPSNVSTSFKYSQGSPYRSPMKKISPAPPKQGSTYVMDGDNCVPLMHSVSFYRRQQSQTPKTPVRIISRMQESPDILSSATKVDDAKCEAVMVQEKVKKLLDDVCKQQTIIGQASQALNLCTSTVEFNDSREQVEGERLLLVATHRRQAALNEVQRLKVEGTLKPVSPGSPELQESGSLTISAITLPLKREYYRNNDTCLHFVCLMRHLEEIVATPVVVAESGDSCLRFPSTLKLHDLYNDFKITVEIYSLQTQAEILPHEIKYHIHNGNGCSSSNNNCNKKLANKTPKKFLKQESRLVMPSVQSPAGPSAVRSPAFQLSGYVIFSLKEVHRQQFTLNKVPSQSPLEGRLQMHVSCELSVSVEHRGFLTMFEDISGFGAWHRRWCLLKGSTLSYWKYPDDERKKTPIGSLDLQNVSTNQVGSVSRDICARANTFLLETTRSAESGDTESLIVIRNAHTTTIRHLLSADTKEDRLEWCSKLNKTLNLIRAWGGVSALS, encoded by the exons ATGGACCCCTTCACTCAG AGAATGTTAGAACGTGCAAGGGCAAGAAGAGAAAAATTAAATACTCAACTATCTAATGCTGGACACGATATTAAAAGAATGCGTAGTCCTTTGAAGGATGCAAATGCCATATTAGCACAGGCTACAG TTACAAAAGCTAAAAGCCCAACAAAGTCTCCCGCAAAAGTGTCGATAAGTAATGCGAAATCAAAGTTACAAAAGCTTGGAAAACTATATTCTG ATGACAGTAGTGTGGAATTAAGTTCACCCATACACAGGACAGAAGAAAGATTCTATGCGGAAGAAGAGACCACGGAGCAAAAGCCAAATAGAAGGGGTGCTAGGCTCGATAGACTAGCAGCTCTTGCTTCAACAATTAATAATTGGGAAGATGATCTGTCTCATCCAACTttg GTGAAGCCAGCAGACAGCAGCAAAGCAGATAGGATACATGCAAAATTTAATGAGCAAGTCAGAAGCATACCAGAACCACAGCCAAGCACAAGTGGATATAAAGCAGGAGGTAGAAATAGTAAAGGTTCGAGTCCTAAGAAGAATGAAtcatgttcagcgaaacaattGAAATGGGAGAAAACTATACTGCAATCATTA GAGGCTCAAGGCTTTAGTCGTACAAAAAGCAATAGTCGCCTTGTATATGACTATAAGGCTTGTTCTCAGGGAAAAGATGTAGGTTCGCCAAGTTCATCTAAACTCGCACAAGTTAAAGAAGATGCCACACGCCACAAAgacagaaatgaaaaaaatacaaaagaaaatgtattcAAAAGTTCCAACAGTCCGGAGAAAACGCCGAAGAACGCAATATCCAGCACAAGTGGTAATTCCCGACCTTCGCCAAGATTTGGCTTTAATAGTTCTCCCAAAAGTCCGGCTCAATCTAGCCCAGGCTCAGTGCTAAGTAAAGCTTCTCTATTTGAGTCTAAGAATACAGAGGGGAGAGCAAAAGATCCAGCTCAAATGTCGTTGTCTGAGAGAATGGctctttttgaaaaaaataaaggagaagCACCTTTATTACCAAAAGCACCTCTTAGTATGTCTGTACCACTAAAAAAACTTCGAGAGAAGGAGAAAACCAGTCCAGCATCGGAACATGCAACTAATGGAG CAAAACCTAAGACCAATATTCCTAATAATGCTGTTAATGTTCAACGAGAGAAGTTTGAACAAGGTTTAAGCACTCAAGagttagaaaataatattttgcgCAATACTCACCTGGAAAGACAGCGTGAATTGGATATGTTACGTACACGTTTTAACAGAAATAAGGAAATGGCTCAAGCTGCTGCTGGTTCTTGTATTAGAACCAGCGAAAGCAGCGAAGGAAAATCAAATTCTCCTAAAAACTCTCCAGTGTGTCCAGTCAAACCGACACCTGCACCT GATTGCAGTATTCCtcctccaccaccaccaccaccgcctaAGCCTGGACGTCTTTATCCTAATCTTTCCGATATAGAAAACACAACCGAAACAGAAACGGATGCCGAGTATACTGTTAATAGTACAGAAGCAGAAACCGCCACTCTTGACGAGAAAACAGACACGGAGACTGCGACCGAAGCTGAATATTATGTACAC gaTAACGAAACCGAGACTGACAGTCAAGAAGAATGCGAAGAACCGAATACCAGTCTTGGCAGAAGCATTCTACGAGTTGTGAATGAACaagcatttttaaataaaaag AGAGCAATTGACCCAGATCCAGATAGTTCAACTTCCGACATTTCAGTATATGATGAGATGGATGAATATGTAGATAGTCTTGCGCTACAGGAAGCACACGGTGTAAATTGTATTACAGAGGTGGGACCAACTCCGCCCAAGCTAAACAGAGGTGGTAAAAGTCCTTCCAATGTATCGACAAGTTTCAAATATAGCCAAGG GTCGCCGTATCGGTCACCTATGAAAAAGATTTCACCTGCACCTCCAAAACAGGGTTCAACTTACGTAATGGACGGTGATAATTGTGTACCATTAATGCACAGTGTCAGTTTTTATCGACGCCAACAATCACAA acaCCTAAAACTCCGGTGCGTATAATATCGAGGATGCAAGAATCTCCAGATATTTTATCAAGTGCGACAAAAGTTGATGACGCTAAGTGCGAAGCTGTTATGGTacaagaaaaagtgaaaaaattgcTAGATGATGTGTGCAAGCAACAAACGATCATTGGCCAAGCTAGTCAAGCATTAAACTTGTGTACTTCTACGGTTGAGTTTAATGATTCTAGGGAACAAGTTGAAGGAGAAAGATTATTGCTCGTTGCCA CTCACAGACGGCAAGCTGCTTTAAACGAAGTTCAACGGTTGAAAGTAGAAGGCACATTGAAACCTGTCTCTCCTGGATCACCGGAATTACAAGAAAGTGGTTCTTTAACGATCTCTGCTATCACTCTGCCCCTTAAACGAGAGTACTATCGCAACAATG ATACATGCCTCCATTTTGTTTGTTTAATGCGACATTTGGAGGAAATAGTGGCTACTCCAGTAGTTGTTGCAGAATCTGGCGACTCGTGCCTTCGATTTCCATCGACACTCAAATTACATGATTTGTATAACGATTTTAAAATTACTGTCGAGATATACTCACTTCAAACACAAGCTGAAATTTTACCACATGAAATTAAATATCACATCCATAATGGAAACGGATGCAGTAGCAGTAACAACAATTGCAATAAAAAG CTTGCAAATAAAACTcctaaaaagtttttaaaacaaGAAAGCCGATTAGTAATGCCAAGTGTTCAAAGTCCGGCTGGCCCATCTGCTGTTCGATCTCCAGCATTCCAATTGTCTGGCTACGTTATTTTCAGTCTGAAGGAAGTGCATCGACAgcaatttacattaaataag GTACCATCGCAATCGCCATTAGAGGGGCGACTACAGATGCATGTTTCTTGCGAGCTTTCGGTATCGGTGGAGCATAGAGGATTTCTAACAATGTTCGAAGATATTTCTGGATTTGGAGCCTGGCATCGTAGATGGTGCTTACTTAAAGGATCGACGTTATCGTATTGGAAATATCCTGACGACGAAAGGAAGAAAACTCCCATTGGAAGCTTAGATTTGCAAa ATGTTTCCACAAATCAGGTTGGATCAGTTTCTCGCGATATATGCGCACGCGCCAACACTTTTTTACTTGAGACGACTAGAAGCGCAGAATCTGGAGATACTGAAAGCTTGATTGTAATCAGAAATGCTCATACAACAACAATTAG GCACCTGTTATCTGCGGACACAAAAGAAGATAGATTAGAGTGGTGTTCAAAACTTAACAAAACGTTGAATTTGATTCGTGCTTGGGGTGGAGTGTCGGCATTATCGTAA